In one window of Acidobacteriota bacterium DNA:
- a CDS encoding CPBP family intramembrane metalloprotease, producing the protein MSDLQINEEEPRLVVGLGGEPQKGPKLSMKAFLFGVVVLLFGGLCSVISKSWADGVLFLYVGYTALCFVLQHEYRPRLRQFGLSRGVLWSRRTLAWIGPGLALAGAELIFLYGTAYLVSALGPSRHTLMVGVQPLGRIIQHPFEPLIIGVIGPILEELLFRGYLYLVLRQNWGRRWAALVSSAIYAACHLGNVLFMAKVFVVSVLDIYLNNKARSLAPSIAEHASYNLILSVVTFHTT; encoded by the coding sequence ATGAGCGATCTGCAGATCAATGAGGAGGAGCCAAGGCTTGTTGTAGGGCTGGGCGGCGAGCCGCAGAAAGGCCCCAAGCTCAGCATGAAGGCGTTCCTCTTCGGTGTGGTGGTGTTGCTCTTTGGGGGACTTTGCAGTGTCATCTCCAAATCTTGGGCGGACGGGGTTCTGTTTCTATATGTCGGGTACACCGCGCTCTGCTTCGTCCTGCAGCATGAGTATCGGCCTCGGCTGCGGCAGTTCGGCCTGTCTCGAGGGGTCCTTTGGTCCAGGAGAACGCTCGCCTGGATAGGGCCCGGACTCGCCCTTGCGGGAGCCGAACTCATCTTCTTGTACGGCACCGCTTACCTCGTGTCGGCCCTGGGGCCGTCACGCCATACCTTAATGGTCGGGGTACAACCCCTGGGTCGTATCATCCAGCACCCCTTTGAGCCTCTGATCATCGGCGTGATAGGACCTATTCTTGAAGAGCTGTTGTTCCGGGGCTACCTTTACTTGGTGCTCCGTCAGAATTGGGGCCGGCGGTGGGCTGCGTTGGTTTCAAGCGCGATTTATGCCGCGTGTCATCTGGGAAATGTCTTATTCATGGCTAAGGTCTTTGTTGTCTCCGTGCTCGACATCTACCTGAACAACAAAGCACGCTCGTTGGCCCCCTCTATTGCAGAGCATGCTTCGTATAACCTCATCCTAAGTGTCGTCACGTTCCACACCACCTGA
- the rsmI gene encoding 16S rRNA (cytidine(1402)-2'-O)-methyltransferase, which yields MKNATFPARLPSAHHPGGRLFVVGTPIGNLEDITLRALNTLKTADLIACEDTRRTQKLLNHYNIRTRTVSYHEHNEMTRAPELVLEMEQGSSIALVSDAGTPVLSDPGFRLVHLAIRHKIQVVPVPGPSAMVAALAVAALPMNEFIFTGFFPAKRSARRKALGALAGFEKTIVFYEAPHRIVECLRDVHEILGERELVIAREVTKLHEQFLRGSITELLAFLKKTPARGELTVIVGPGAAPEAGGGDGASLREEIERLKASEGLDERAALKSIARGRGISRSEAYRQLQLEKSTEKEPS from the coding sequence ATGAAAAACGCGACTTTTCCGGCCCGATTACCATCCGCGCATCATCCGGGCGGCCGGCTCTTTGTTGTGGGAACGCCCATCGGCAATCTGGAAGACATCACCCTGCGGGCGCTGAACACGCTGAAGACCGCCGACCTCATTGCCTGCGAGGACACGCGCCGGACACAGAAGCTCCTGAATCATTACAACATCCGCACGCGTACCGTCAGTTATCACGAACACAATGAGATGACGCGCGCGCCCGAACTTGTTCTGGAAATGGAGCAGGGAAGCAGCATTGCCCTTGTGTCGGATGCCGGCACTCCGGTGTTGTCCGATCCCGGTTTTCGGCTGGTCCATCTTGCCATCCGGCACAAGATCCAGGTAGTCCCCGTGCCAGGCCCTTCAGCGATGGTGGCCGCGCTCGCGGTCGCCGCCCTTCCGATGAATGAATTCATCTTTACAGGATTCTTTCCCGCCAAAAGGTCGGCGCGCCGCAAAGCGCTGGGTGCGCTGGCCGGCTTTGAGAAGACCATCGTTTTCTATGAGGCCCCGCACCGCATCGTTGAGTGCTTGCGTGACGTCCATGAAATTCTTGGCGAGCGCGAATTGGTTATTGCGAGGGAAGTCACGAAGCTTCACGAGCAATTTCTGCGAGGTTCCATCACCGAGCTTCTCGCCTTCCTCAAAAAGACACCCGCCAGGGGCGAACTGACGGTCATAGTGGGGCCGGGCGCCGCTCCGGAAGCGGGCGGAGGAGACGGCGCTTCACTACGGGAGGAAATCGAGAGGCTCAAAGCGAGTGAAGGCCTCGATGAGCGCGCCGCCTTGAAATCCATCGCGCGGGGGCGCGGCATCTCCCGCAGCGAAGCCTACCGCCAGCTTCAACTCGAAAAGAGCACAGAAAAAGAACCCTCGTAA
- a CDS encoding zinc ribbon domain-containing protein, whose amino-acid sequence MPLYEYRCEKCGALIEKIQKFSDPPLATCEKCGGELTRLLSAPAIQFKGSGWYVTDYARKSNPAETGKSDGGSAAKPAAASETSSTKSKPSDSKPSVSK is encoded by the coding sequence TTGCCCCTCTACGAATATCGATGTGAAAAGTGCGGCGCCCTAATTGAGAAAATCCAGAAGTTCAGCGATCCGCCGTTAGCGACGTGCGAAAAATGTGGTGGAGAGCTTACCCGTCTGCTCTCCGCGCCTGCAATTCAATTTAAAGGCAGCGGATGGTACGTGACGGATTACGCTCGAAAATCGAATCCCGCTGAAACTGGAAAATCCGACGGCGGGTCTGCCGCGAAGCCCGCTGCGGCCTCCGAGACGTCATCCACCAAAAGCAAGCCTTCCGATTCGAAGCCTTCTGTGAGCAAGTAA
- a CDS encoding DinB family protein codes for MEDEQDALRKHLLYLLRGGGAHVDFDGAIGGLPEKLRGARPQGIPHTPWRILEHMRIAQWDILEFSRNPGHISPDFPSGYWPKDDAPPSAAAWTKSVKSFRRDLKEMQSLVSNPKTDLLAAIPHGDGQTILREALLVADHNSYHLGELVVVRRLLGAWPEG; via the coding sequence ATGGAAGACGAGCAAGACGCTTTACGCAAGCACCTGCTTTACCTGCTTCGGGGCGGCGGGGCCCACGTCGATTTCGATGGCGCCATTGGCGGCCTTCCGGAGAAGCTTCGAGGCGCCCGGCCACAGGGCATCCCGCATACGCCCTGGCGGATACTTGAGCATATGCGCATCGCGCAGTGGGACATCCTCGAGTTCAGCAGGAACCCGGGCCACATTTCGCCGGATTTCCCCAGTGGTTACTGGCCCAAGGACGATGCCCCTCCCAGCGCTGCGGCCTGGACAAAATCTGTCAAATCCTTTCGGCGCGATCTTAAGGAAATGCAAAGTCTGGTTTCCAACCCAAAGACCGACCTTCTCGCCGCCATTCCGCACGGCGACGGGCAGACAATCCTGCGTGAGGCGCTGCTTGTTGCCGACCACAACTCTTATCACCTGGGCGAGTTGGTCGTGGTGAGGCGGCTGCTGGGCGCGTGGCCCGAAGGATGA
- the galU gene encoding UTP--glucose-1-phosphate uridylyltransferase GalU, with product MKVRKAVLPVAGLGTRFLPATKAQPKEMLPVVDKPLVQYAVEEVAAAGIPLTIFVTGRGKSAIENHFDVSAELEHELAGRGKEQLRKRVREISSLCDVVYLRQKYPKGLGHAVLMSRELVDEEPFAVVLSDDVIDSGVPCLKQMAEVFDKFNASILAIERVPKPTVGSYGIIAAEPVRNSQWNGRLFRVKDLVEKPSPADAPSNMAIIGRYILTPRIFKKLTTTKRGKGGEIQLTDALKSLLKDEPIYGFIFEGKRYDAGDKLGFLKATVEYALKEPTMGQQFRKYLKSLQL from the coding sequence ATGAAAGTTCGAAAAGCTGTGCTGCCTGTGGCCGGGTTGGGCACCCGGTTCCTGCCCGCGACCAAGGCACAACCTAAAGAGATGCTTCCCGTTGTGGACAAACCTCTAGTGCAATATGCCGTGGAAGAAGTGGCGGCCGCTGGAATACCCCTCACCATTTTTGTGACCGGACGCGGTAAGAGTGCCATTGAAAACCACTTTGATGTTTCCGCCGAGCTCGAGCATGAGCTGGCAGGGCGTGGTAAGGAGCAGCTAAGGAAACGAGTAAGGGAGATTTCGTCTTTGTGCGATGTCGTCTACCTGCGGCAGAAATATCCGAAAGGGCTTGGACACGCTGTGCTGATGTCGCGCGAACTCGTGGACGAGGAGCCCTTCGCCGTGGTGCTCTCGGACGATGTCATTGACAGCGGGGTCCCCTGCCTGAAACAGATGGCCGAAGTTTTTGATAAATTCAACGCCAGCATTCTGGCCATTGAGCGTGTCCCGAAACCGACCGTAGGAAGCTATGGAATTATAGCCGCCGAGCCGGTCCGCAACTCCCAATGGAATGGCCGTTTGTTCCGGGTGAAAGATCTGGTTGAAAAGCCATCGCCGGCGGATGCACCGTCCAACATGGCGATTATCGGCCGTTACATTCTGACTCCCAGGATCTTCAAGAAGCTGACTACAACGAAGCGGGGCAAGGGAGGGGAAATCCAATTGACCGATGCCCTCAAGAGTCTACTGAAGGACGAGCCGATCTATGGCTTTATTTTTGAAGGGAAGCGTTATGACGCAGGCGATAAACTCGGGTTTTTAAAGGCCACCGTGGAGTATGCGCTGAAGGAGCCGACCATGGGCCAGCAGTTTCGGAAATACCTCAAGTCATTGCAATTGTGA
- the tsaD gene encoding tRNA (adenosine(37)-N6)-threonylcarbamoyltransferase complex transferase subunit TsaD: MLVLGIESSCDETAAAVVADGTRILSNVVASQIKIHERFGGVVPELASREHLRKIAPIVDEACRQAGTTLDGIEAIAVTEGPGLIGSLLVGLVYGKALALSLCKPLVGVNHLEGHIHAVLLHNSMERQAGKHVPAAEFPSITLVVSGGHTTLYRVESHVPPEANRPSFSYKMLGQTRDDAAGEAFDKVAKLLALGYPGGPVIDRLARHGKPSASEFGRIRMKGNQLDFSFSGLKTAVLYRVRGTPLAIEAEERQTWRNASHDAVSQEEFLAHCSQATLDLVASFQEAVVDDLVQRTVAAANSAAIHTVFVSGGVACNSLLRERFAKAAAEGEFKVFFPSPGLSTDNAAMIAAAGYYKLVAGYRDGASLNAHASLPLGKSDS; the protein is encoded by the coding sequence ATGCTCGTTCTCGGAATCGAGTCCAGTTGCGATGAAACGGCGGCGGCTGTCGTAGCGGATGGCACTCGCATCCTCTCGAACGTGGTCGCCTCGCAAATCAAGATCCACGAAAGGTTCGGCGGCGTTGTTCCGGAGTTGGCATCCCGCGAGCACCTGAGGAAGATCGCACCCATCGTGGATGAGGCCTGCCGCCAGGCCGGAACGACGCTTGACGGCATTGAGGCAATTGCCGTCACGGAAGGCCCCGGCCTCATTGGCTCGTTGCTGGTGGGGCTGGTTTACGGCAAGGCATTGGCGCTTTCATTATGCAAACCCCTAGTTGGGGTAAACCATCTTGAGGGACACATCCACGCGGTCCTGCTCCACAACTCGATGGAACGCCAGGCAGGCAAGCACGTTCCCGCCGCTGAATTTCCCAGCATTACCCTTGTTGTTTCAGGGGGGCACACCACCCTTTATCGCGTGGAATCCCATGTGCCGCCGGAAGCAAACCGACCGTCGTTCTCCTACAAAATGCTCGGGCAGACCCGCGACGATGCGGCCGGCGAAGCTTTCGACAAAGTTGCAAAGCTACTCGCCCTCGGATACCCCGGCGGCCCCGTCATTGACAGGCTTGCCCGACATGGCAAACCCAGTGCATCCGAATTCGGGCGGATCCGGATGAAAGGTAACCAGCTCGACTTCAGCTTTTCGGGACTCAAGACGGCAGTGCTCTATCGGGTGCGCGGCACTCCGCTCGCTATCGAGGCTGAAGAACGCCAGACCTGGCGGAACGCCTCACACGATGCGGTTTCCCAGGAGGAGTTTCTCGCACATTGTTCACAGGCCACACTCGACCTTGTTGCAAGCTTTCAGGAGGCGGTCGTCGACGATCTGGTTCAACGCACGGTTGCCGCTGCAAACTCAGCCGCGATCCACACTGTCTTTGTATCCGGAGGCGTTGCCTGCAATTCTCTGCTCCGTGAGCGGTTTGCAAAAGCAGCAGCGGAGGGTGAATTCAAAGTCTTTTTCCCTTCTCCCGGTCTTTCTACCGACAATGCCGCCATGATCGCTGCCGCCGGTTACTATAAGTTAGTCGCCGGTTACCGCGATGGCGCTTCCCTGAACGCCCACGCATCCCTTCCACTGGGCAAGAGCGACTCATAG
- a CDS encoding hydantoinase/oxoprolinase family protein: MRVGVDTGGTFTDCVVADGRGVRVIKVFSGPPAAPDKVSQAIVDGVSRLIGGLPFLSIDIAHGTTIATNSLLERRGARVALVTTHGFEDLIEIGRQSRSLLYDLDLRRDPPLVPRQLRFGLHERTASDGSVLVRPSASELRRLRSRILEAGVESIAVCLLFSYSNPANERLLIRALRKLNIPLSISHQILPEFREYERLSTTTINAYLMPRIASYLSRLKSEASRNFAITSRAGQPGTKRTDVRVFVMESSGGITTARHAAREPVRTILSGPAGGVAAAVRLAERLRIRQAISFDMGGTSTDVCLFEGRARITNETRLGGLPVAVPAIDIHSVGAGGGSLARIDAGGALRVGPESAGATPGPVCYGRGGHQPTVTDANLILGRIDPDHFLGGSFRLDVQATEAAFKTFIRGNGKKPAATRRSFHSPLELARGIIAVANANMERALRVISVEHGHDPRDFTLISFGGAGGLQAADLARSLGLAGTIIPLNPGTFSALGILMSDAVKDVSQSVLITPPADGRSAVFRQFLYKIARRFRQIERAARKELRRDHFPRGRIQVEKHLDLRYAGQSYELTVPFSPGFPADFEFLHEKAYGYTHGRKPLEIVNLRLRLTVLNAHQTPFSLVARNTRRRVGSALLKEKNVWFGNQFHRTLLYKRERLEPGMRFDGPAVVTEYSSTTVVPPGFTCRVDKDLNLVLTYNAN; this comes from the coding sequence ATGCGCGTTGGCGTTGATACTGGCGGAACGTTTACGGACTGTGTTGTTGCTGATGGCCGGGGCGTAAGAGTCATAAAGGTTTTTTCCGGCCCTCCGGCAGCACCAGACAAAGTTAGCCAGGCCATCGTGGACGGCGTCAGCCGCCTGATAGGTGGATTGCCTTTTCTGTCTATTGACATCGCTCATGGCACGACCATTGCAACGAATAGCCTGCTCGAACGGCGCGGTGCACGCGTGGCGCTGGTTACCACCCACGGCTTCGAGGACCTGATCGAAATCGGACGGCAGTCCCGTTCCCTGCTCTATGACCTCGACCTGCGCCGCGATCCGCCGCTAGTCCCGCGCCAATTGCGTTTTGGACTGCACGAACGCACCGCATCTGACGGCTCTGTTCTCGTGCGGCCATCTGCTTCTGAATTGCGCAGGCTCCGCAGCAGAATCTTAGAAGCCGGCGTAGAATCAATAGCAGTATGCCTGTTGTTTTCCTATTCAAACCCCGCAAATGAGCGGCTGCTTATTCGTGCGCTCCGGAAGCTTAATATTCCACTTTCGATCTCTCATCAGATCCTGCCTGAATTCCGCGAGTACGAGAGGCTTTCAACCACCACCATTAACGCTTACCTTATGCCACGCATCGCCTCTTACCTTTCAAGACTTAAAAGCGAGGCCAGCAGAAATTTCGCCATAACATCCAGAGCTGGCCAGCCCGGCACAAAGCGCACGGACGTTCGCGTTTTTGTTATGGAATCCAGCGGCGGCATTACCACGGCAAGGCACGCTGCACGAGAGCCGGTCCGAACGATCCTCTCCGGTCCGGCTGGTGGCGTAGCGGCTGCAGTCCGGCTGGCGGAACGGCTTCGAATTCGCCAGGCAATCAGCTTTGACATGGGTGGGACTTCAACCGATGTCTGCTTGTTTGAGGGGCGGGCTCGAATTACCAACGAAACCAGGCTGGGAGGCCTTCCTGTTGCAGTCCCGGCAATCGATATCCATTCGGTTGGGGCGGGTGGGGGTTCTCTCGCTCGCATTGACGCGGGCGGCGCACTCCGGGTTGGACCGGAAAGCGCTGGAGCAACCCCCGGGCCGGTCTGCTACGGCCGCGGCGGGCATCAACCGACCGTCACGGATGCAAATCTCATTCTCGGCAGGATCGACCCAGATCATTTCCTTGGCGGGTCTTTTCGCCTCGACGTGCAGGCTACAGAAGCAGCTTTCAAAACATTCATCCGTGGGAACGGCAAAAAGCCTGCTGCAACCAGAAGAAGCTTCCATAGCCCCCTGGAGCTTGCCCGCGGAATTATTGCCGTTGCCAATGCCAACATGGAACGGGCACTGCGGGTCATCTCCGTCGAGCACGGCCACGACCCTCGTGACTTTACATTAATTTCTTTCGGGGGCGCCGGAGGATTGCAGGCTGCAGACCTTGCTCGTTCACTCGGCCTGGCCGGAACCATCATTCCTCTAAACCCGGGCACGTTTTCGGCCCTCGGCATCCTGATGTCAGACGCAGTCAAAGACGTTTCTCAATCCGTTTTGATAACCCCGCCGGCGGATGGGCGCTCGGCTGTGTTTCGCCAGTTCCTTTACAAAATTGCCCGCCGGTTCCGGCAGATCGAGCGTGCGGCCCGCAAGGAACTCCGGCGCGACCATTTTCCACGGGGCAGAATACAAGTGGAGAAACATCTTGACTTACGCTACGCGGGCCAATCCTATGAGCTGACGGTACCCTTCTCTCCCGGATTTCCAGCCGATTTCGAATTTCTGCACGAGAAGGCTTACGGCTACACCCACGGCCGCAAGCCGCTGGAGATAGTCAACCTGCGGCTGCGTTTGACGGTCCTAAACGCACATCAAACACCGTTCTCGCTCGTCGCCAGAAACACTCGCCGACGCGTCGGCAGTGCATTGCTGAAGGAAAAGAATGTTTGGTTTGGCAATCAGTTTCACCGGACACTACTCTATAAACGGGAACGGCTTGAACCGGGCATGCGATTTGACGGTCCGGCCGTAGTGACGGAATACAGTTCCACCACGGTTGTGCCGCCCGGTTTTACCTGCCGGGTGGACAAAGACCTGAACTTGGTGCTCACTTACAATGCGAATTGA
- a CDS encoding hydantoinase B/oxoprolinase family protein: MRIDPAELEIFKNLFHSVAEEMGAALRRSAFSPNIKERRDYSCAVFDGRGNVVAMGDHMPVHLGSMPSSVATAIESLPLSPGDVAVLNDPFAGGTHLPDLTCVMPIFGGPASQRARMSPLFYIANRAHHSDVGGAQPASMGLCEEIYQEGLRIPPVLLVHKGVPQRDILAMLLANVRTPAEREGDLTAQIAACRLGEQRLQEMTHKYGFHKIAFYLAALQRYSARLMRNALSQIPDGAYRAEDFLDDDGYSTRPVRLKVSIKIHGGRATVDFRGSSPQCRGGVNAVLAITRSAVFYVFRCLLSEQVPACAGLLDPIEVIAPEGSVVNALPPAAVAAGNVETSQRIVDVLLRAMARALPHRIPAASSGTMNNLSFGGIDPRTGAPFAYYETIAGGMGARPSADGLSGIHTHMTNSLNTPIEALESHFPVRVRRTSLRRGSGGHGKFQGGDGIIREIEFLAEARCSILSDRRRFPPYGLAGGQPGKPGKNTLTTKGRSRRLPSKTVVSIPPGSTLTIETPGGGGWGKRSAAKVQTNSFRNS; the protein is encoded by the coding sequence ATGCGAATTGATCCGGCAGAACTCGAAATCTTCAAAAACCTCTTCCACTCAGTGGCGGAAGAGATGGGCGCTGCGTTGCGCCGTTCCGCCTTCTCGCCCAATATCAAAGAACGCAGGGATTATTCGTGCGCCGTATTTGACGGCCGCGGAAACGTTGTGGCCATGGGAGACCACATGCCCGTCCATCTGGGCTCAATGCCAAGTTCCGTGGCGACGGCTATCGAAAGCTTGCCGCTCAGCCCGGGAGACGTTGCCGTGCTCAACGATCCTTTTGCCGGCGGCACTCACCTTCCCGACCTCACGTGCGTCATGCCGATTTTCGGCGGCCCTGCCAGCCAGCGGGCAAGGATGTCTCCACTTTTCTACATCGCTAACCGGGCTCACCATTCCGACGTGGGAGGCGCGCAGCCGGCTTCAATGGGATTGTGCGAAGAGATTTACCAGGAAGGATTGCGAATCCCTCCCGTGCTTCTTGTGCACAAAGGAGTTCCGCAGAGAGATATTCTGGCGATGTTGCTTGCCAATGTGCGCACTCCAGCGGAACGCGAAGGCGATTTAACTGCACAGATTGCAGCCTGCAGACTGGGAGAGCAGCGGCTTCAGGAAATGACGCATAAATACGGTTTCCACAAAATTGCTTTTTATCTGGCGGCCCTTCAGCGCTACTCGGCCCGCCTGATGAGGAACGCCCTGAGCCAGATTCCCGATGGCGCCTATCGCGCGGAAGATTTTCTGGATGACGACGGCTATTCCACCCGGCCCGTCCGCCTGAAGGTTAGCATCAAAATTCATGGAGGACGCGCAACTGTTGACTTCAGAGGTTCCTCCCCACAGTGCCGTGGAGGCGTCAACGCTGTGCTGGCCATCACCAGGTCAGCAGTTTTCTATGTTTTTCGCTGCCTGCTGAGTGAACAGGTCCCAGCCTGTGCCGGCTTGCTGGACCCTATTGAAGTGATCGCGCCCGAAGGTAGCGTGGTCAACGCTCTTCCCCCTGCCGCAGTGGCAGCCGGCAATGTGGAGACCTCCCAGCGCATTGTGGACGTCCTGCTGCGAGCCATGGCCCGTGCGCTGCCCCATCGCATTCCGGCGGCAAGCTCGGGTACCATGAACAATCTGTCATTTGGAGGAATCGATCCCCGCACGGGCGCGCCTTTTGCTTATTACGAAACCATCGCAGGCGGGATGGGCGCCCGCCCTTCGGCAGATGGCTTGAGCGGTATCCACACACACATGACCAACTCGCTCAACACGCCGATAGAAGCTCTTGAATCGCATTTCCCGGTTCGAGTCCGGCGAACCTCACTTCGTCGTGGCTCCGGAGGCCACGGAAAATTCCAGGGAGGCGACGGCATTATTCGCGAAATCGAGTTTCTCGCGGAAGCCCGATGCAGCATCCTTTCTGACCGCCGCCGTTTTCCGCCGTACGGTCTGGCCGGTGGACAACCGGGAAAGCCAGGGAAAAACACTCTAACGACGAAGGGCAGGTCCCGCCGGCTCCCTTCAAAAACCGTGGTGAGCATTCCGCCAGGAAGTACCCTGACCATTGAAACGCCCGGTGGCGGCGGATGGGGGAAACGCTCAGCAGCCAAAGTTCAAACCAACTCATTCCGGAATTCTTAA
- a CDS encoding twin-arginine translocation signal domain-containing protein: MDNVNRRDFIRSIAAAGALAGVPAQAAESDREGPVFLATWKHGLPAVNRAAEVFHQGGSLLDAIEKGINIPEEDPEVTSVGYGGLPNAEGIVELDAGIMDGTRHRAGAVCGLRGVKTPISVARLVLEKTSHTTIGGIGLQEFARNMGYHPEQLLTPNSLKKWMEWKTDPHHQTFWLTPENHDTIGVVAADGKGHIVAGCSTSGLAWKIPGRVADSPLVGCGYYADDRAGGASATGDGDLMSNYCTSISIVQMMARGASPQEACEELLRDMVKAEARNKEAACAVIAMNTRGEVGAASMNPQFHLQYALWKSGKGQMLESKDVY; this comes from the coding sequence ATGGATAACGTTAACCGCAGGGACTTTATCAGATCAATCGCCGCCGCAGGCGCTCTGGCAGGTGTTCCAGCACAGGCGGCCGAGTCGGACCGTGAAGGGCCTGTTTTTCTGGCTACATGGAAACACGGACTGCCGGCGGTGAACCGCGCGGCCGAAGTGTTTCACCAGGGAGGGAGCCTGCTCGATGCCATCGAAAAGGGGATCAACATTCCCGAAGAGGATCCCGAGGTGACAAGTGTTGGTTACGGGGGCCTGCCAAACGCCGAAGGAATTGTTGAGCTGGACGCCGGCATCATGGACGGCACCCGCCATCGGGCAGGCGCTGTATGTGGTCTGCGAGGGGTAAAGACGCCGATTTCTGTGGCCCGTCTGGTCCTCGAAAAGACCAGCCATACAACCATTGGCGGAATTGGCCTCCAGGAGTTTGCCCGGAATATGGGTTACCACCCTGAACAATTGCTGACGCCCAACAGCCTGAAGAAATGGATGGAGTGGAAAACCGACCCTCACCACCAGACTTTCTGGTTAACTCCTGAAAATCACGATACGATCGGCGTGGTGGCAGCCGACGGCAAAGGCCATATTGTGGCCGGATGCTCAACTTCCGGGTTGGCATGGAAGATTCCGGGGCGCGTTGCCGACTCTCCACTCGTCGGGTGCGGATATTACGCCGACGACCGGGCAGGCGGCGCCTCGGCTACGGGTGACGGCGACTTGATGAGCAATTACTGCACCAGCATCTCGATTGTACAGATGATGGCGCGCGGCGCATCGCCTCAGGAGGCCTGCGAGGAACTGCTCCGGGACATGGTGAAGGCAGAGGCCAGGAACAAAGAGGCAGCCTGTGCGGTTATTGCCATGAACACGCGCGGAGAGGTTGGGGCAGCCTCAATGAACCCGCAGTTCCATCTGCAATACGCGCTATGGAAGTCTGGCAAGGGCCAGATGCTGGAATCCAAAGACGTCTACTGA